The Tenacibaculum sp. MAR_2010_89 genome has a window encoding:
- a CDS encoding ABC transporter ATP-binding protein yields METILSIKDLNKNYGKIQAVKNLSFDIIKGNIYGILGPNGSGKSTTLGIILNVVNRTSGSFSWFNGNISTHKALKKVGAIIERPNFYPYMTARQNLQLICQIKGVSYDKINDTLETVNLFERKDDKFRTYSLGMKQRLAIASALLNDPEILILDEPTNGLDPQGIHEIRQIIKKIAENGTTILLASHLLDEVEKVCTHVIVLQKGEKLYSGRVETMVASNGIIEIKTEENIENTINVLKNYHETASVNVDGDLIIVQLENDISSATLNKYLFENNITISHLVKRKPSLEQQFLDLTNN; encoded by the coding sequence TTGGAAACCATCTTATCTATTAAAGATTTAAACAAAAATTACGGAAAAATACAAGCCGTTAAAAATTTATCTTTTGATATTATAAAAGGTAACATTTATGGTATTTTAGGTCCTAACGGAAGTGGAAAATCAACAACTTTAGGTATTATACTAAATGTAGTAAATAGAACTTCAGGATCATTTAGCTGGTTTAATGGCAACATATCTACACACAAAGCATTAAAAAAAGTTGGAGCTATTATAGAGCGCCCTAATTTTTACCCATATATGACTGCCCGTCAAAATTTACAATTGATTTGCCAAATAAAGGGTGTTTCCTATGATAAAATAAATGACACCTTAGAAACTGTAAATTTATTTGAGAGAAAAGATGATAAATTTAGGACATATTCATTAGGTATGAAGCAACGTTTAGCTATAGCATCAGCCTTATTAAATGATCCTGAAATATTAATTTTAGATGAACCTACTAACGGGCTAGACCCTCAAGGAATTCATGAAATTCGCCAAATAATAAAAAAAATAGCCGAAAACGGAACCACCATATTACTAGCATCTCACCTACTTGATGAAGTAGAAAAAGTATGCACACACGTTATTGTTTTGCAGAAAGGAGAAAAATTATATAGCGGAAGAGTTGAAACAATGGTTGCCTCTAATGGTATTATAGAAATTAAAACAGAAGAAAATATTGAAAACACTATAAATGTTCTTAAAAACTACCATGAAACTGCAAGTGTTAATGTAGATGGAGATTTGATTATTGTTCAACTAGAGAATGATATTTCTTCAGCGACTCTTAATAAATATTTATTTGAGAATAACATAACTATATCTCACCTTGTAAAACGCAAGCCTAGCTTAGAACAACAGTTTCTAGATTTAACCAACAACTAA
- a CDS encoding ABC transporter permease, which produces MFRLLNIEFHKLKHNKASRVLSIIYFGLLTSIALIAAIKFNIGTFKLHLAEQGIFNFPYIWHFNTFTASIFKFFLLLVIVSMMANEYSYKTLKQNLIDGLSKKEFILSKFYAVVTFAFISTIFVFIVSIVLGLIYSDFNELSIIFSDLEYLVAFFVKLVGFFSFGLFLGILIKRSAFAVGAMIVWYLTEWLIYGVLGWKVVSNWDTAQSIKNFLPLESMQNLIIEPGSRLGAVKSIASQIGQNFTKDYSVSFTNILIVLAWSGIFIYASFILLKKRDL; this is translated from the coding sequence ATGTTTCGTCTTTTAAACATTGAATTTCATAAATTAAAACATAACAAAGCCAGTAGAGTATTATCTATTATTTATTTTGGCTTACTAACCTCTATTGCTCTAATAGCTGCTATAAAATTTAATATCGGTACTTTCAAGCTTCATTTAGCTGAGCAAGGAATTTTTAACTTCCCATATATCTGGCACTTTAATACTTTTACTGCTTCAATATTCAAATTTTTTCTATTACTCGTTATCGTTTCAATGATGGCTAATGAATATAGCTATAAAACGCTAAAACAAAATCTTATAGATGGTTTAAGCAAAAAAGAGTTTATTCTTTCAAAATTCTATGCTGTTGTAACTTTTGCCTTTATTTCTACTATTTTTGTTTTTATTGTTTCTATTGTTTTAGGATTAATTTATTCTGATTTCAATGAACTTTCTATCATTTTTTCAGATTTAGAGTACTTGGTTGCTTTCTTTGTTAAATTGGTTGGTTTTTTCTCTTTTGGATTATTCTTGGGGATTTTGATAAAAAGATCCGCTTTTGCAGTCGGAGCTATGATTGTTTGGTATTTAACAGAATGGTTAATTTATGGTGTTTTAGGCTGGAAAGTTGTTTCTAACTGGGATACAGCTCAAAGCATTAAGAATTTCTTACCACTAGAGTCTATGCAAAATCTTATAATTGAACCAGGTTCAAGATTAGGTGCTGTAAAATCTATCGCAAGTCAAATAGGGCAAAACTTCACAAAAGATTACTCTGTTAGCTTCACAAATATTTTAATTGTACTGGCATGGAGTGGTATTTTTATCTATGCTTCGTTCATTTTGTTAAAAAAACGGGATTTATAG
- a CDS encoding T9SS type B sorting domain-containing protein: protein MKKLLILFTFLTTFLTYSQKEANIWYFGENAGLDFNTTPPTAVTNGALSTLEGCSSFADASGKLLFYSDGITVWDKNHAIMKYSTGNLANDLKGNPSSSQSGMIIPKPNSANIYYLFTVDDGPVIDFTTGSVIDPGKGFNVYTIDMSLNGGNGEVTGPGRDLSVGKFNDFTEKVAAVRGSECNTFWIVSTTDNQFYAYKIDKNGIGAAPVISNISNNLTRRGYLKLSPDGTKLAIANQGNRQALLYSFNNTTGQVSNDGVILTTNFDGQPYGVEFSRSSKKLYISTTSAFTDNLSSPSTYTLFQFDLTQTNIPGSKQRIHQQNGFRGALQLAGNGKIYATIPQTYSNPLGFATHLDVIENPDAAAADVTFTKDAIDLKGKKSTQGLPPFISSLLLPIEIKDQVTGTPVNDKTLQFCIGDTKTIAPDPVTGSGITYAWTFNNGTTTTNVSSAISLNLTNIALTDAGEYKLIVTLIDKCGNKVEQEGIFKVEVYEATSATKPSDINFCDVDKDGLNSFDLQKDVTPQVLNGQSATTFEVAYFLSQADADNNANALTNPYTNPTPFSSQTIYARMHNKSAPNACYDVKTFALNVTGKPTPQTPVNYQACDDTVSGGDIDGFYNNFILNTKDTEVLGSLNPLTYSVSYHKTLIGAQTDNTTDVINKNTPYRNETINNQTIYVRVENNSNSLCNDSSVTFNLVVNALPTINNVVELKQCDNDTDAFADFNLEEARSDISSNFNNEVFVFYESLNDAQNNNNPITTPTVYRNKTVTSDKVWATITNTNGCRRISEVNLTVSTTGIPTTFQRTFNTCDDFLDINGNNNINNNDTDGVSSFNFSSIDTEIRNLFTATGQKINVTYYRNEADAAAEKNAIPDISNYRNIGYANTQNIYVRVDSDLDNDCLGFGHHITLNVNPTPTANIVSDIELCDDFVSGAFDDGVNININLRNKVSAILGTQSPLNYTVTFHTTAADANSGANPILNDTSYTNTTRDKQTIYVRVRNNAANCFNDHTKFDIIIHPLPTISNAIPNLEVCDVPTASDSDSRNRIAQNISLGDRDVDVLNGRAASQYDVSYHKTRQDAIDGVRPLSKTNYANDPATTSFPANLASDDPATEIVFISILNKTTGCRYGIATLQLVIHPEPNIPVSINNYVDCDNNSDVANDDTNGINGDITLKNKTSEILTNYPVADHNKFSITFHESLADAQSGSNSLNENKYQNTSNNQTIYVRVVNNQTKCVHDDLTFNIIINPLPFFTVDSPVIVCLNAPQTRLEPINPVATYDYEWVVKGSSTVLSSVAFLDVTKGGTYVVTATMKDGTGCKRSREIIVNESINPTLKEEDIVIVDDTNNNGLDTYSIKIITENNNLGIGDYQFALVNEKGDQTAFQDEAIFKNITGGIYTVLVNDKNGCVPDATLDVSVIQYPKFLTPNNDGYNDTWKIKGANSSFYPSSNIYVFDRYGKSVAIIPIDGEGWDGTYNGKVLPSNDYWFKIQLVDRKGKTHLHNGHFSLLRK, encoded by the coding sequence ATGAAAAAACTACTTATCCTATTTACATTTTTAACTACTTTTTTAACATATTCACAAAAAGAAGCTAATATTTGGTATTTTGGTGAAAACGCCGGATTAGATTTTAATACTACACCACCTACTGCTGTTACTAACGGTGCTTTGAGCACATTAGAAGGATGTTCTTCTTTTGCTGATGCAAGCGGGAAATTATTATTTTATTCTGACGGAATAACCGTATGGGATAAAAATCATGCTATTATGAAATATAGTACTGGTAACCTTGCTAATGATTTAAAAGGTAACCCATCTAGTAGTCAGTCAGGTATGATTATACCCAAACCAAATTCAGCAAATATTTATTATTTATTTACTGTTGATGATGGCCCTGTTATTGATTTCACAACTGGTTCTGTTATTGACCCTGGAAAAGGGTTTAATGTATATACGATTGATATGTCATTAAACGGTGGTAATGGTGAAGTAACTGGGCCTGGAAGGGATTTGTCTGTTGGTAAATTTAATGATTTTACCGAGAAAGTTGCTGCTGTAAGAGGAAGTGAATGTAATACCTTTTGGATTGTTTCAACAACCGACAATCAGTTTTACGCTTATAAAATTGATAAAAATGGTATTGGAGCTGCACCTGTAATATCTAATATAAGTAATAACTTAACAAGAAGAGGTTACCTTAAACTATCTCCTGACGGAACTAAATTAGCTATTGCTAATCAAGGTAACAGACAAGCTTTATTATATTCTTTTAATAATACTACTGGACAAGTTTCAAATGATGGGGTTATCCTTACTACCAATTTTGATGGTCAGCCTTATGGTGTTGAATTTTCAAGAAGTTCTAAAAAACTATACATATCAACAACAAGTGCTTTTACTGATAATTTATCATCTCCTAGTACCTATACTCTTTTTCAATTTGATTTAACTCAAACTAATATACCTGGCTCTAAACAAAGAATACATCAACAAAATGGTTTTAGAGGAGCTCTTCAATTAGCAGGTAATGGAAAAATATATGCTACTATTCCGCAAACATATAGTAATCCTTTAGGTTTTGCTACTCATTTAGATGTTATTGAAAATCCAGATGCTGCTGCAGCTGATGTAACTTTCACTAAAGATGCTATAGATTTAAAAGGGAAAAAATCTACTCAAGGTTTACCTCCTTTCATTTCATCATTACTTTTACCTATAGAAATTAAAGACCAAGTAACAGGTACTCCTGTAAATGACAAAACATTACAGTTTTGTATTGGAGATACTAAAACTATAGCTCCTGATCCAGTAACAGGAAGTGGTATAACGTATGCTTGGACTTTTAATAACGGTACAACTACCACAAATGTATCAAGTGCTATTTCTTTAAACTTAACTAATATCGCCCTTACAGATGCTGGTGAATATAAACTTATTGTTACATTAATTGATAAATGTGGAAATAAAGTAGAACAAGAAGGTATTTTTAAAGTTGAAGTTTATGAAGCTACATCTGCGACTAAACCTAGTGATATTAATTTTTGTGATGTAGATAAAGATGGTTTAAATTCTTTTGATTTACAAAAAGACGTAACACCTCAAGTTCTTAATGGTCAAAGCGCAACTACTTTTGAAGTCGCTTATTTTTTATCTCAAGCTGATGCAGATAATAATGCTAATGCACTTACTAACCCTTATACAAACCCTACTCCATTTAGTAGCCAAACTATATATGCTAGAATGCATAACAAATCGGCACCAAATGCATGTTATGATGTAAAAACTTTTGCTCTTAATGTAACAGGTAAACCAACACCACAAACACCTGTAAACTACCAAGCTTGTGATGATACTGTTAGTGGTGGTGACATTGATGGTTTTTATAATAATTTTATTTTAAACACAAAAGACACTGAGGTATTAGGTAGTTTAAATCCTTTAACATATTCTGTTTCTTACCATAAAACACTAATTGGAGCTCAAACTGATAACACAACAGATGTTATTAATAAAAATACTCCTTACAGAAATGAAACAATAAATAATCAAACTATTTATGTAAGAGTAGAAAACAACAGTAATAGTTTATGTAATGATTCTTCAGTTACTTTTAATCTTGTTGTTAATGCATTACCTACAATTAATAATGTTGTTGAATTAAAACAATGTGATAATGATACTGATGCCTTTGCTGATTTTAATTTAGAAGAAGCTCGAAGTGATATATCAAGTAATTTCAATAATGAAGTTTTTGTTTTTTATGAATCATTAAATGATGCTCAAAACAATAATAATCCTATAACCACTCCTACTGTTTATAGAAACAAAACAGTTACTTCTGATAAAGTTTGGGCAACAATAACAAATACTAATGGCTGTAGAAGAATTTCTGAAGTAAACTTAACTGTATCTACAACTGGTATTCCTACAACATTTCAAAGAACTTTCAACACGTGTGATGATTTCTTAGATATTAATGGAAATAACAATATTAATAATAATGATACTGATGGTGTTTCTTCTTTTAATTTCAGTTCTATAGATACTGAAATAAGAAATTTATTTACCGCTACTGGTCAAAAAATTAATGTTACTTATTATAGAAATGAAGCAGATGCTGCTGCAGAAAAAAATGCAATCCCAGATATTTCTAATTATAGAAATATAGGCTATGCTAATACTCAAAACATATATGTCCGTGTAGATAGTGATCTAGATAATGATTGTTTAGGCTTTGGGCATCATATAACATTAAATGTAAACCCTACTCCAACTGCCAATATTGTTAGTGACATAGAACTATGTGACGATTTTGTAAGTGGTGCTTTTGATGATGGTGTAAATATTAATATTAACCTTAGAAATAAAGTTAGTGCAATATTAGGTACACAATCTCCATTAAATTATACAGTTACTTTTCATACAACTGCAGCAGATGCTAATTCTGGAGCGAATCCTATTTTAAATGATACTAGTTACACTAATACAACTAGAGATAAACAAACTATTTATGTTAGAGTTCGAAACAATGCAGCTAACTGTTTTAATGATCATACTAAGTTTGATATTATAATACACCCTTTACCTACAATTTCTAATGCTATACCTAATCTAGAAGTTTGTGATGTACCAACAGCTAGCGATAGTGATTCTAGAAATAGAATAGCACAAAATATATCTTTAGGAGATAGAGATGTAGATGTTTTAAATGGAAGAGCTGCCAGTCAATACGATGTTAGCTACCATAAAACAAGACAAGATGCAATAGATGGTGTTAGACCTTTATCTAAAACTAATTATGCAAATGATCCAGCAACTACTAGCTTCCCTGCTAACCTTGCAAGTGATGATCCAGCTACAGAAATAGTTTTTATTAGCATTCTAAACAAAACTACTGGATGTAGATACGGAATAGCAACTCTTCAATTGGTTATTCATCCTGAACCTAATATTCCTGTTAGTATTAATAATTATGTAGACTGTGATAATAATTCAGATGTAGCTAATGATGATACTAATGGAATTAATGGAGATATTACATTAAAAAATAAAACTTCAGAAATTTTAACTAACTACCCTGTTGCTGACCATAATAAATTCTCAATAACTTTCCATGAAAGTTTAGCTGACGCTCAATCAGGAAGTAATTCTTTAAATGAAAATAAATATCAAAACACCTCGAACAATCAAACAATTTATGTTCGTGTAGTTAATAATCAAACTAAATGTGTACATGATGATTTAACGTTTAATATAATTATTAATCCTTTACCTTTCTTCACTGTTGATTCACCTGTAATTGTTTGTTTAAACGCTCCACAAACTCGTTTAGAGCCAATAAACCCAGTTGCCACCTATGATTATGAATGGGTAGTAAAAGGAAGCAGTACTGTTTTAAGTAGTGTAGCCTTTCTAGATGTTACAAAAGGAGGTACTTATGTTGTTACTGCAACTATGAAAGATGGTACTGGATGTAAAAGAAGTAGAGAAATTATTGTAAATGAATCAATCAATCCAACTTTAAAAGAAGAGGATATTGTAATAGTTGATGACACCAATAATAATGGGTTAGATACCTACTCTATTAAAATAATTACTGAAAATAATAATCTAGGTATAGGTGATTATCAATTTGCTTTAGTAAATGAAAAAGGAGATCAAACTGCTTTTCAAGATGAAGCTATTTTTAAGAATATTACTGGAGGTATATATACAGTTCTTGTTAATGATAAAAATGGATGTGTTCCTGATGCTACATTAGACGTTTCTGTTATTCAATACCCAAAATTCTTAACTCCAAATAATGATGGGTATAATGACACTTGGAAAATTAAAGGAGCTAATTCAAGCTTCTATCCATCAAGTAACATTTATGTTTTTGATAGATATGGTAAATCTGTAGCTATTATTCCTATAGATGGAGAAGGATGGGATGGCACATACAATGGCAAGGTTCTTCCTTCAAATGATTACTGGTTTAAAATACAACTCGTTGATAGAAAAGGAAAAACACACTTACATAACGGGCATTTTTCTTTACTAAGAAAATAA
- a CDS encoding T9SS type B sorting domain-containing protein: MLNFPTLPNVSPTASFDSGLIAIAGSSSISNKKGELLLYTDGVAVWNKKNKIIPTNGLLFGDNEMAQPTIIIPKPGDDSIFYIITVKSFLDVGPPDIPIPVINPGLYYTEIDISKNDGTVVIKNQTLLPFEVGKISAVHHKDGESIWFTTSGREKETDKFLSFYSFKIDKSGIIKTPVVSKKLRYEGDFNGTLKFSPDGKKLASSNLEKELVFFDFDNETGIVSNKQNLIKSSVFFDQPSVYGLEFSNDSKLLYTTSFNKNTNTETLFQYELDNLHPTERIKKIHTKNQNGYTSLQLSHNSKIYKTQTRPNNKSGDYLDVINAPDKIGLDANFKTKVISIKDKSGTGLPNFIQSYFRTRILNEQSCVNQLIDFEVDTYSKITAAIWDFGDGNTSNNILPQYAYSSPGNYNVKVTITINSRQITTFKDIVIHPNPTLLKNQKLIQCDVNNDGVDYFNLYNINHKISQPGSDLTYHFYETKADAEKDTNRITTPESYQNKTNPQLIFTRAINKNDCYSIETFSIESSFVNIPAINPMIVCEDSDGIINNNIGLFNIKAKKDEIRKLLSLPSSSSLDLFPTLKDAQTTTNKLDDSINTTSTKIWLRIDNSIGCGGINFIDLIVNSTPQINLQNEYTLCIDPKKHTPIILSANSTNDKFEWKNANNNIISTNRLFTLNRVGKFSLTVYKTENGIECSNSKSFMVVNPKKPIIKNLEINTENSLNNFINIEVEGTSSYEYSIDGQNYFGNNTNYTFNNVSPGIKTIYVRDINNCEPSIQKEVSIIGFPKFLTPNNDGENDVWIIYGANNDFFKTIDITIFNRFGKILHKMNNNNAELGWEGTYNGKTLPSDGYWYKAKLIDYKDKVIEKTGNISLIRK; the protein is encoded by the coding sequence ATGTTGAACTTTCCAACCTTACCAAATGTATCACCAACAGCATCTTTTGATAGTGGCTTAATAGCAATTGCTGGTAGCTCAAGTATATCAAATAAAAAAGGTGAATTACTACTATATACTGATGGAGTAGCAGTTTGGAACAAAAAAAATAAAATCATTCCTACCAACGGTCTTTTATTTGGAGACAATGAAATGGCTCAACCAACAATTATTATCCCTAAACCTGGTGATGATTCTATATTTTATATCATAACAGTAAAATCATTTTTAGATGTTGGTCCTCCAGATATTCCAATTCCAGTAATTAATCCAGGGTTGTATTATACTGAAATCGATATTTCTAAAAACGACGGTACTGTTGTAATTAAGAATCAAACCCTTTTACCTTTTGAGGTTGGTAAAATATCTGCAGTACATCATAAAGATGGTGAATCCATATGGTTTACTACTTCAGGTAGAGAAAAAGAAACAGACAAATTTTTATCTTTTTACAGTTTTAAAATAGATAAGTCAGGAATTATTAAAACACCTGTAGTTTCTAAAAAATTAAGGTACGAAGGTGATTTTAACGGTACTTTAAAATTTTCTCCTGATGGAAAAAAATTAGCTTCAAGTAACTTAGAGAAAGAATTGGTTTTTTTTGACTTTGATAATGAAACAGGAATAGTTAGCAATAAACAAAACTTGATAAAATCTTCTGTTTTCTTTGACCAACCAAGTGTTTATGGATTAGAATTCTCAAACGATTCTAAACTCTTATACACAACTTCTTTCAATAAAAACACTAATACTGAAACATTATTTCAATATGAATTAGACAATTTACACCCAACAGAAAGAATAAAAAAAATTCATACTAAAAATCAAAATGGTTATACAAGTTTACAACTAAGTCATAATTCAAAAATATACAAAACTCAAACACGCCCAAATAATAAATCAGGTGATTATTTAGATGTTATTAATGCTCCTGATAAAATAGGACTAGACGCTAATTTTAAAACAAAAGTTATATCTATAAAGGATAAATCTGGAACAGGATTACCTAATTTCATACAATCTTATTTTAGAACTCGAATTTTAAATGAGCAAAGTTGTGTGAACCAATTAATTGATTTTGAAGTTGATACTTATTCAAAAATTACAGCAGCTATTTGGGATTTTGGGGACGGAAATACTTCTAATAATATATTACCTCAATATGCATATTCATCTCCTGGAAACTATAATGTAAAGGTTACTATTACAATTAATAGTAGACAAATAACGACATTCAAAGACATTGTAATCCACCCTAACCCAACACTACTAAAAAATCAAAAACTAATACAGTGCGATGTAAATAATGATGGTGTTGATTATTTCAATTTATATAATATTAATCATAAAATTTCTCAACCAGGTAGTGATTTAACATATCATTTTTATGAAACTAAAGCAGATGCAGAAAAAGATACTAATAGAATTACTACTCCTGAAAGCTATCAAAACAAAACAAATCCACAGTTAATATTCACTAGAGCTATAAATAAAAACGACTGTTATTCAATTGAAACTTTTAGTATTGAATCTTCATTTGTAAATATACCAGCTATAAACCCTATGATAGTTTGTGAAGATTCAGATGGAATAATTAATAATAACATAGGATTATTTAATATTAAAGCTAAAAAAGATGAAATCAGAAAGCTTTTAAGCTTACCTAGCTCTTCAAGTTTAGATTTATTTCCAACGCTAAAAGATGCGCAAACAACTACAAATAAGCTTGATGATTCTATAAACACTACTTCAACTAAAATATGGTTAAGAATAGACAATTCAATTGGATGTGGTGGTATAAATTTTATTGATTTAATCGTTAATTCTACACCACAAATCAATTTACAAAATGAATATACATTGTGTATAGACCCTAAAAAACACACTCCAATAATTTTGAGTGCAAATTCAACGAATGATAAATTTGAATGGAAAAACGCAAATAACAATATTATTTCAACTAATAGACTATTTACTTTAAACAGAGTAGGGAAATTCTCCTTAACTGTATATAAAACAGAAAATGGTATAGAATGTTCGAACTCAAAAAGTTTTATGGTTGTCAATCCTAAAAAACCAATTATAAAAAATCTAGAAATTAATACTGAAAATAGTCTTAATAATTTTATTAATATAGAAGTTGAAGGAACTAGTTCTTATGAATATTCTATTGATGGGCAAAACTACTTTGGCAACAACACAAATTATACTTTTAATAATGTTTCTCCAGGTATTAAAACCATATATGTAAGAGATATTAATAATTGTGAACCTTCAATTCAAAAAGAAGTTTCTATTATAGGTTTTCCTAAATTTTTAACTCCAAATAATGATGGTGAAAATGATGTCTGGATTATTTATGGAGCTAACAATGATTTCTTTAAAACTATAGATATAACCATTTTTAATAGGTTTGGAAAAATTCTTCATAAAATGAATAATAATAATGCTGAATTAGGATGGGAAGGTACTTATAATGGAAAAACATTACCTTCAGATGGATACTGGTATAAAGCAAAACTTATTGATTATAAAGATAAAGTTATTGAAAAAACAGGAAACATAAGTCTTATAAGAAAATAG
- the uvrB gene encoding excinuclease ABC subunit UvrB: protein MNFDLKSEFKPTGDQPQAIKQLVNGIITNEKYQTLLGVTGSGKTFSIANVVAEVNRPTLVLAHNKTLAAQLYSEFKQFFPNNAVEYFVSYYDYYQPEAYIPVTGTYIEKDLSINDEIERLRISTSSSLLSGRRDVLVVASVSCLYGIGNPNEFKKNVIPIKVDQQISRTKFLHQLVTSLYARTEIEIKSGTFKVKGDVVTIYPSYGDSGYRVHFFGDEIEEIETFDIEGNQVIDKLEELTIYPANLFVTSPDVLQNAIHKIQDDMVKQVDYFKEIGKHLEAKRLKERTEFDLEMIRELGYCSGIENYSRYLDGRDPGTRPFCLLDYFPEDYLMVIDESHVTIPQTHAMYGGDRSRKENLVEYGFRLPAAMDNRPLKFDELEALQNQVIYVSATPADYELQKTEGIFVEQVIRPTGLLDPEIEVRPSLNQIDDLIEEIQIRVEKDERTLVTTLTKRMAEELAKYLTRIQVRCRYIHSDVDTLERVQIMQDLRKGIFDVLIGVNLLREGLDLPEVSLVAILDADKEGFLRSHRSITQTVGRAARNVNGKAIMYADKVTNSMQLTIDETARRREKQVNYNTKNGITPTQINKKLDNTLSKDTITTYQYDNAVQKAAEQDLEYLPKQEIEKRIREKRKQMEEAAKNLDFLVAAQLRDEITVLKENL from the coding sequence ATGAACTTTGATTTAAAATCTGAATTTAAGCCTACTGGCGATCAACCTCAAGCAATTAAGCAGTTAGTAAACGGAATTATTACTAATGAAAAATACCAAACCTTATTAGGTGTTACTGGTTCCGGTAAAACATTTTCTATAGCCAATGTTGTTGCTGAAGTAAATAGACCAACTCTTGTTTTAGCACATAATAAAACATTGGCTGCTCAGTTATATTCAGAGTTTAAGCAATTTTTCCCTAACAACGCTGTAGAATATTTTGTTTCTTATTACGATTATTATCAACCTGAAGCTTACATTCCTGTAACTGGAACTTATATAGAAAAAGACCTCTCTATTAATGATGAAATTGAACGTTTAAGAATAAGTACTTCTTCTTCACTTCTTTCAGGTCGTAGAGATGTTCTTGTTGTTGCATCAGTTTCTTGTTTATATGGTATTGGTAATCCTAATGAGTTTAAGAAAAATGTTATTCCTATTAAAGTAGATCAGCAAATTTCTAGAACAAAATTCTTACATCAATTAGTCACCAGTTTATACGCTCGTACCGAAATAGAAATAAAAAGTGGAACTTTTAAAGTAAAAGGAGATGTTGTTACAATTTATCCTTCTTATGGTGATAGTGGATATCGTGTACACTTTTTTGGAGATGAAATAGAAGAAATAGAAACCTTCGACATAGAAGGCAATCAAGTAATTGATAAATTAGAAGAACTAACTATTTACCCAGCTAATTTATTTGTTACCTCTCCTGATGTTTTACAAAATGCCATTCATAAAATACAAGATGATATGGTAAAACAAGTAGATTATTTCAAAGAAATAGGAAAACATTTAGAAGCTAAACGGTTAAAAGAGAGAACAGAATTTGATTTAGAAATGATTCGTGAATTAGGATACTGTTCTGGTATTGAAAACTATTCTCGTTACTTAGATGGAAGAGATCCAGGAACTCGCCCATTCTGTTTATTAGATTATTTCCCTGAAGATTATTTGATGGTTATTGACGAAAGTCACGTTACGATTCCACAAACTCATGCAATGTATGGTGGAGATAGAAGTAGAAAAGAAAACTTAGTTGAATATGGTTTTCGATTACCTGCAGCTATGGACAATCGACCATTAAAATTTGACGAATTAGAAGCTTTACAAAATCAAGTAATTTATGTTTCTGCTACACCAGCTGACTATGAATTACAGAAAACAGAAGGAATTTTTGTTGAACAAGTAATTAGACCCACTGGATTATTAGATCCAGAAATAGAAGTACGCCCTAGTTTAAATCAAATAGATGATTTAATTGAGGAAATTCAAATACGAGTTGAGAAAGATGAACGTACACTAGTTACTACATTAACAAAACGTATGGCTGAAGAATTAGCTAAATATTTAACCCGAATCCAAGTTAGATGTAGATACATACATTCAGATGTTGACACTTTGGAACGTGTTCAAATAATGCAAGATTTACGAAAAGGAATTTTTGATGTTTTAATTGGAGTTAACTTACTACGTGAAGGATTAGATTTACCAGAAGTTTCTCTTGTTGCCATTTTAGATGCTGACAAAGAAGGTTTTTTAAGAAGTCACCGTTCAATAACTCAAACCGTTGGAAGAGCTGCTCGAAATGTTAATGGAAAAGCTATTATGTATGCTGATAAAGTAACAAATAGTATGCAATTAACAATTGATGAAACAGCTAGAAGAAGAGAGAAACAAGTTAATTACAATACTAAAAACGGAATAACACCAACTCAAATTAATAAAAAGCTAGACAATACTCTTTCTAAAGATACAATTACAACTTATCAGTATGATAATGCCGTTCAAAAAGCTGCTGAACAAGACTTAGAGTATTTACCTAAACAAGAAATAGAAAAACGTATTCGTGAAAAACGAAAACAAATGGAAGAGGCTGCTAAAAATTTAGATTTTTTAGTTGCTGCTCAATTACGTGATGAAATTACTGTTTTAAAAGAAAATTTATAG